The nucleotide sequence CAAATGAGTTGGATGATGGTTTGTAGTCCGAAGGTCACCCCTTTTTTACATAGTTGAATGGTGTGTTCTAAATTCCATAGTTGCAGTTTTTTGTTCATGTTTATTTAAACTCTTTATGTGTAAACATCAGTTTGTTATATGTGATGTGTTTTCAACAGTTGTTGAGTTTGATGTGAATGTTTTTTTATAGGTTCACCTTTTATCATTGATTCGCTGTTTTTTAAATTGCATTATGTTTGGTTAGTAATGTGTTTTATACCCTTTTTTTGTCATGTGTTGTAGATGCACCTAATTACCAATTACGTGGTGTTGAACAAGTTTCTCCAAACACTGGAACGAAGAGATATATTCCGGATTCACCCTCTTCGTTGACGCCAGCAGAGGGAATGTTATTCGACACAGTTGATGACGcatataacttttataaaacttaCGCAGAAGCGGGAGGTTGGACTGTAAGGAAGGGCACACAGCACGAGAACCGTGGTATTGTTATAAACAAGTACTTTTTCTGTTCAAAGGAGGGTCAAAAAGACTTTCGACCAGTTGATACTTTAGTTGAACAGCCGTCCGATAGGTGGGTACGTAGGGTACCATCCAAAAGGACCGGATGCCAGGCTGCGATCAGAATAAAACTTACCGATGCTAAGAAGTATTTGCTTTATCATTTTATAGAGGCGCACAACCACGATTTTGTGCATGAAGAAGATTTACATCTTCTCAAGGAAAACAGGGGTATTAATCGTGCACACGAAGAGATGATAAACAAGATGTCACATCTCAACATCGGGCCTGTTCGTGCATTTAACATTATGAAGGAAGTGTATGGTGGGTTCGACAAAGTCGGTGCTACCAAAGTCGattttaaaaatttcaagaaaGAGTTAAATCTTTTTATCGGAGAGTTTGATGCGGAAATGTTTGTCAAGCGTCTGATGAGGAAAAAGGAGTTTTTACCGAACTTCTCTTGTGAATATGAAACCACAGACGAAGGTGTGTTGAAGTGCATTTTTTGGGCCGACGAGGATATGAAGAGAAATTATTATATGTTTGGGGACGTTATATCATTTGATGCTACATACAAGCGTAACAAGTAACGATGAgtttatttttttacatattcattgtgttttaaatctTACTGTGTTATAAATACATCATGATTTTTTTTCATCGCtgattgtgtgtttttttaaagGTATAACATGATGTTTGTCCCTTTCACTGGGATTGATAATCATAATAGGAACGTGACACTTGGTGCTGCAATTCTCGGTTCGGAAACGGCAGAGACGTATAGCTGGTTACTTAGGGCGATCAAGAACGCATACGGGTACGCGCCTCCTGTAATCGTTACTGACCAAGACCCTGCGATGAAAAGGGCTATAGCTGATGTTTGGCCTGAGTCGAGGCATCGGTTATGTATGTGGCATATCATGGATAAACTCACTACAAAGGTCTGGGTTTTATATGGcagggttttattttttttatttttgtgtgaTTTGTTCTgtgttttaaaaatttttcttttttttttgtcattcaCGATACAATGTGCCATTTTAGGTCGGGGCTGCCCTATGTTCAAATACAGATTTCAGGAAAAGATTGTCTGCAGTTGTTTGGACTGATTCTCTATTGCCCGAAGCTTTTGAGGCTGAATGGGCCGCTATTATTCATGATTTCGGTTTAACCGACCATGAATGGCTGACGTATATATATGGGCTACGTGAATCATGGATTCCAGCTTACTATCGTAAAGAAGAAATGTCTGGTCTTATGCGGACATCATCTAGGTCCGAAAGCGAGAATCACTTTTTTGGAAAAATTAGCAATCCAAAGTGCACGTTAGTTGAATTTCTTAGCCACTTTGATACGGCTATTGAAGCGCAAAGGCATGAGCACCGAAAAAACGATCATGACACTCGATACACCAACCCTGGAGAGTGGAGTGATTTTGTTCTCGAGAAGCAAGCAGCTCAAATATATACTAGAACTTTATTTTTGGATGTTCAACTCGAGATTCAACATGCTATTCATCGTTGTACGAGTGTCAGATTAGATCACGTCGGTGATTTCATTAAGTTTTTTATAAAGGATCTCGATCAGCCATGTTCTTCGTTCTTCGAGGTGATTGTTTATTTTTCTTTATGTGTTcttattttttgtttattatttatttgtttatgaaCTGtgttttattgatattaaatGTTACAGGTT is from Helianthus annuus cultivar XRQ/B chromosome 9, HanXRQr2.0-SUNRISE, whole genome shotgun sequence and encodes:
- the LOC110876657 gene encoding protein FAR1-RELATED SEQUENCE 5-like, whose amino-acid sequence is MLFDTVDDAYNFYKTYAEAGGWTVRKGTQHENRGIVINKYFFCSKEGQKDFRPVDTLVEQPSDRWVRRVPSKRTGCQAAIRIKLTDAKKYLLYHFIEAHNHDFVHEEDLHLLKENRGINRAHEEMINKMSHLNIGPVRAFNIMKEVYGGFDKVGATKVDFKNFKKELNLFIGEFDAEMFVKRLMRKKEFLPNFSCEYETTDEGVLKCIFWADEDMKRNYYMFGDVISFDATYKRNKYNMMFVPFTGIDNHNRNVTLGAAILGSETAETYSWLLRAIKNAYGYAPPVIVTDQDPAMKRAIADVWPESRHRLCMWHIMDKLTTKVGAALCSNTDFRKRLSAVVWTDSLLPEAFEAEWAAIIHDFGLTDHEWLTYIYGLRESWIPAYYRKEEMSGLMRTSSRSESENHFFGKISNPKCTLVEFLSHFDTAIEAQRHEHRKNDHDTRYTNPGEWSDFVLEKQAAQIYTRTLFLDVQLEIQHAIHRCTSVRLDHVGDFIKFFIKDLDQPCSSFFEVMIREEDVTVKCICNRFEQFGLLCSHIFCVLRILDIREFPKQYILRRWTREAVPNSSPGSILTDGGDPDRSDEVNRCVREISHATEYVVNKLISKFDKLSDFRDHIKQFMSVADEAQINAPPKTRRNRFAELLGVAPESTATIRVPVGTRFKGCGSHKRLKSQKERAISQSGSKGRQCSLCKKYGHNRVTCWKYTVAGAEAGSSRNAGGNEDTIPEGDAAMVVQGDGTGLNDDDDVFYTSGNDADMDDEEMA